In Monodelphis domestica isolate mMonDom1 chromosome 1, mMonDom1.pri, whole genome shotgun sequence, the sequence ACTGTTTGAGAACATGTAGAATTAACTATAATGTATAGAACCCCCTTGAAGAGCTTTgtaacttagatttttttttattttaaaatttattttctcattttagttcccCAAATATGCTGAGATTGTCCACTTGACATTACCTGATGGTACAAATAGAAGTGGCCAGGTCTTAGAAGTTAGTGGTAACAAAGCAGTAGTTCAGGTAAGCAACATTTACTAAATTTGGtcagctctctttcctttttttatctatagtcagtaaacatttaggGGGTAAGGAGCGGGGTGGTGGTGGAGCAGGGTAATGGGGGTAGAATGAACTGACTGATCATAGAGAGTTCAATGAATACTAGTGCTTATAAAGCTAAATTGTGGagatggggaaaaagagaaatttacgGTAGCTAGGGAATCTTGACCTGAGGGAAAGGTTTAGATAGGCATGATACTCTTTGAAAGAGCCTTATTTGAAAGTGTTTTGGGAAAGTGGAATTGAAACAGGACCAGAGAGTGGAAGTCACAGATAGGAATATTTCTGTTAGTATACAGAAgaattttcatatcttttgaattGTCCAAAAACTTATTGGACTACTAAATTGTAATAgcacataattatataattttataaaatactttcattAATAGGAACTCTCTGAAGTCAGTAGTACATTTGGTATTTTTCCtacttttgcagatgaggaaactgattaaTAATAAATGACTTTGCCTAATGTCATAATTAATAGGTAGAAGAGGGACTCAAATATGTTTTCTGACTTTATACCATACTGacttaaatttcttcttatttcGGTAGGTTTTTGAAGGAACTTCAGGTATCGATGCCAAGAAGACAGCCTGTGAGTTTACAGGTGATATTCTTCGAACACCAGTGTCTGAGGATATGCTTGGTATGCAATGAATAGTATTGCTTGTTTTGAAtagaagtatttattttcttatcaTAGTCACAATATTTGAATTCCAATGTTTTTTTCATGCAACTGTTTTTTTACAGGTCGAGTTTTCAATGGTTCTGGGAAACCTATTGACAGAGGCCCTCCTGTCCTAGCTGAAGACTTTCTTGACATTATGggtaaatattaatttttaggaAGTGGAATAAATTGACTTTCAGCACAGTTATTGTTATAACTGGTCTCCTACCTGAGTACCTAAAGCAGTAGCTATGTAGGTGATGGGAAAATTTTGTTCTctacccctccccttccttcctcctccaaaaTGATCTTCTGTCTGAGATGCCTTCCAGGGCAGTGACAGGTGAATAAGTCAAGAACCTCGTAgatttccaactaattttataaaattatttattattatgtgcTGTTAAAACTTGTACCTTATTAAGCAGCCTGGTATATTTTTAGACTAAAAGGTATTTTCCATTCCtccctctttaaaaataaatttttattcctGTTCTTCTTATATCACCATTTTCCCCCCACTGTCCCCCTCCTTTTTATGGTTCTGTTTTGAATAGAACAGAGTATTTCTACAGATAGAACAGACATAGAAGAGTTGCTAGCTATATCAGTGACTTCTACATTATCTTTCCCCTTCAAATCCATAGCTATTCTGTActtcactattattattaccatgcTTTTAGTCATTCATGTTTGCTACTTTGGTATCATCTTTTACTCTTTATTTACTTTCTCCTTACATATcctatcagttgccaaatcttgtcatttctttctattcttcttgCTACTTACATAGTCACCTTTTGAGTTCAAGTTTTTATCACTTCTTAATTGGGTTCCATCTCCAGTCTTTCCCCTctacaatccatcttccacacagctacCAGTGACATTCCTAAAGCATATATCTGACCTATGTTTCTGTTTCCAACTTACCAAATTCCAATAGTTTAGTTCTCTATTGAACTACAGagcaaatattatttcagttttatctcatttttaatttctatttttgttttgtaatgTATGTTAGTATAGTAATTATAAACAAATGAATATGCATAATATGGTTGCATGAGTGAAGTTTTTACTTATAGGGGTGCACAATCAAAATTCTTGACCTATGTTCTAGACAGAAGAGATCATCTGtccagacagaaaaagaaaaaaaaatctgttgccTTTCCTATAATcgacactaaataaatgctttctaaatTTAATTAACCATGTGAGAAAAGAAGGCACACTAACTCTTGCTAAATTATGTGAGTGAAATTTTTGAGATTTGCCTACAAAATTACCTATGTAACATTCAGAATTGATCTATTATTGAAATTTTAACATCATGGGCATTATTACCATGGTTTTGAAATTAGTAATATCTTCCTTTATAGACCAGTTTGGCCACATGTGTTTTGTACACTATAGAGTACTATATATGTTTTTTGGTAAAGCTGAATCATGAAGTAATTTAATTTTAGACAAAAATGACTCAGGTGTAGGAGTAAATGTTCTGTGTAACTAagttattgaatttttttaatatcttgacACTTAAACCTTTTTGAATGTTAATGTTATGCTGGTAAATtaacttttttcatttctataaattCCATAGGACAACCAATCAACCCTGAGTGTCGAATCTACCCTGAGGAAATGATTCAAACTGGCATTTCAGCAATAGATGGCATGAACAGTATTGCTAGAGGCCAGAAAATTCCCATCTTCTCTGCTGCTGGCTTACCCCATAATGAGGTGAATATTAGAATAAGAGAGCTTTATTAGGAAAGAAATTCTAGAAGCTCCTTTtaattaagaaagagataaaggagaAGCATGATTTAAAAAACCTTATTTTTATAATTGCCATACTATGATGTTTGTCCAatgtctaatttttaaaaaatttaattatactGTCTTATACATGCAGTATTTGGCATGCTGGCTAGTCTTCAGAAAAGACCCATACTATCTTATTAGCTTTTAAGCCATCTAAAAGAAATCCTACTTGTCTTGTATAGAATCTCAAAGGTGGTAAGTTAGAGAATTAGATcatctcattatttttattaggaCAACTTGAAACTCAAtttgaatattataaaatatttattagaaaaatatttattagattgCAGCTCAGATCTGCCGTCAGGCTGGTTTGGTGAAGAAATCCAAAGATGTTATGGACTATTCTGAGGAAAATTTTGCGATTGTATTTGCTGCTATGGGTGTAAGTATAATTTATATTCTGTAggaacatttaaaattattgacTTAAGTTATTGAAATGATGGACCAAACATTGAATTGACTCTAAAAGATATTCCAAAataattcttttggttttaaagttttaaatagaaattttgttaAATCTTGCAATATCTAGATGTTTTTGGAGTATATATGACTATGCCAAAGAGTTAGCAGATGGTTTCATGactttttaattgatttaaaatggCACTGAGCAAATATTTTAATTAGCTGAACTTAACCATACTTCATTCTACCTCTTGGCCCTAGGCAGTGTGAGAAAAATAAAGGCTGACATTAAGTGTTCCTGATCTGACTGTGGCATAAGTGCTATTCAAAAAAGCCAGTCCTTGAAATAGACTGCCTATTTATTTCTTGTTGGCCTTATGAGAATATATCAGAAATGTTTGAGTGAAATTGGAAAGAATTAGTTCAAATCCAAAGTTGGACTTTACTCAGACATAACTTTTCCATCTCTGTGCTGATGAAGATATTGTCATTTAGGTAAACATGGAAACTGCTCGATTCTTCAAATCAGACTTTGAAGaaaatggctcaatggataacgTCTGTCTCTTTTTGAACTTGGCCAATGACCCAACGTAAGTAAAGGCAACTGTTTCTATTTCTGCCTATTCAGAGTAAACTTACACTAGTAGTGTAAGTCTGCTTACTAAGACTAAGAGGAGTCCAGCTTCACTTGCCTGGTCAAAGCTGAGAGATCATGGTGGCATTTAGCAAATGATTTGATCCATATgtggaaaataatatacaaattaaTGGTCAAAATTCAGGGTTAATTGAGCTATGTGAAAATCACAGCTTAATCTGCCCATACTATAGTATCTATTACTacatttctgaaattatatgaccTTTTTTCAAATTAGAGGCACATCAAGCCCATATAGTTTTTAACTTTCTAACTAGTTTTATGTTTGAAGAACTTaactataatattcatttttagcaTTGAGCGAATTATCACTCCTCGTCTGGCTCTAACAACAGCAGAATTCTTGGCCTATCAGTGTGAAAAGCATATATTGGTCATTCTAACAGATATGAGTTCTTATGCAGAAGCTCTTCGAGAGGTAATTATTTTTATGTGTCCTTTTATCAAGTATGTTGATGCTAGCCAAAGAAGTCTTGTAAATGATTCAGGAACTAATTACCACCTTTGTGAATTATACTGGCCTTTTGTTCCTCATGTTTCTTTATCCATTTCTTCTTtgccatttttctccatatgGAACCTCTGTCAGAGTGGGGTAAAAGAGTaagtaaagaaaaacattttttccattgacAAATCTTGTTTGAGATGAGAGAttaaacacatacacaaatatttaaTGCATTTCATTGTACAGATCTCTCTCCAAAGAGGAGTTCTTAACATTATTTACTATGCATTTTATTTGTTGATAGATAATTAAGGAGAAGCAATGCAGAACCATCTTAGGGTATTTGCTTTTCTGTCACTGTTTAAGACAGCTAAAGAGCATTTGTTAAGTTTATCAGGGTTTTTTCCTCTGGTATACAGCATCATTTATAGTTTTTCAGAAGTACTTGTGTAATAAGGCTGATTTTTAGTGCTTCCCCTTTTTTTGTACTGGCagtggtggcaaagaaaagaTCATTGTGTGTGTTTTGTAacattagatgttttctaaagGTTCATCTCCAAATATCCATATATCTCTGTATTAAAGTCACTAatctaaaatgaaagaactatttattttatttttatattattgataataaaccAAATGATCACATAAAATCTTTTAGATAGGTAATGgcaattaaaattttagaaagagtTAGACCCAGTTATTACACTGTGTATAAGATGtcaattataataattagaatatTAATCATAGTATTCGAATATATAGTTTGGTGTATTAGAATATCATAGCAACTAACTAGATTAAAAGCTTCGATTGGAGAAGCAAAAACTTTAGGTCTGTGTAGTGATTTAGGGAAACTGAAACCCATGCAGAAGGAGTTGGGCTTATTTGGAATGGTGAGAGAACAGCTAGCCTAATGAGATCATATGAAAACAACCTTGGCATGTCCAGGTGTTGTTTGATCTTGTGAAGATCTATGCCAATTACAGGTTCCCTAGAGTATTATGGCCATTAGAGGTTACTTTGACCTAACCCCTCCTAGAAGTAGTTTGCTAGTTCTGGAggattaattaaattttcttaacCTTGTACTAGAACTTATTATTTCATGTCAAAACCCATGTTACCAAATGTTctagcatgtttcttaacataCTATGTACCTTCTGCCTTGTTAATGGTTTTGCTGATTTACTGTCAAAAACCCATAAAACATAACTTGAACATATAAATGAGCTCTTTGCCACAGTCTGGACATGGTGAGACCTCTAGCTTTAATTTACTACAATTAAAGTTTAGATCTTCAGCTCAGAACAATGGCCCAGagatttatttgttttctaacaAAAATATGAAGTCATATTAGGtaatgtctttaaatatttgagttTATGTTAATTAGATTTCAGTGTTTGAAATTAGGCTTTTGGTTTCCCATCCTAAACAACTTGTGCTTATGTTGGCAGGGGGTATTTAATCTTTTGggaaaagttgttgtttttttaaaataacattcccTTTTTTgaatttccaaattccaaaatatGATCTCTGGATGAACAAATTTTACTttttcaacaaaaaaaatttttttaatgtataaattgTCTTGAATGTCTGGTAGGTTTCAGCAGCCCGAGAAGAAGTCCCTGGTCGTCGTGGTTTCCCAGGCTACATGTATACAGATTTAGCCACAATATATGAGAGAGCTGGTCGTGTGGAAGGCAGGAATGGGTCAATTACTCAGATCCCTATCCTTACTATGCCCAATGATGGTGAGTTTTTGCTCTTTGAGTTGGAACCTATCTAATCTCTGAAGGACCTTGTATTTTGAAGAAGTCTTATCAAACTATTGGAGCTGAATGTTTTTATATACCAAGTTCTCAGGGTAACTGAAAAATATTCTGATTTAAATACTTTTTGTATCATTTGTAGGTGTTTTGTTTGTGACAGGATGGTAGTACATTTTAGACTTTTTATTTTCAGCAGTAATACACTATACATATCATAAACAAACATAGTGGGTAGAGAGCTGACTTCTAAATCAgggagaactgggttcaaattccaattctgatacaaatgtgtgaccctaagcaaatcattttttATTGCATCCATCCCCAGGCAACTTTATTAAGACTAAAAGTTACAGAGAAGATACTAATCTACAttgagaaaagaaagttcttcactatacccatttttttttccatatagaTAAATTAAGTAGAGAGATCATTGAAATAAGAGTTGAGGAATCTTACTAATTCTTGCTATCTGACAGATTTAGTAAGCCTTCTAACCTTATAAAAACCTACTCTCATCTTTCTCATCCCCCACGAAAAAAAGTGAGATGCCTTTAGGTTCAGCCTAGCACCAAAAGTTCTGTGATACTCTAAACAACaaatttttatcaaatgcttCTAACATAGAGGACAATATTGAAAATCcaaagtgtgtgtatatatattacacCTAAGAGTTTTTGAAGTGcttttttgtatatcatttttgagatttacaaCAACATTAAGGTAAGTACTACagatatccctattttacaaaggaaatgaaagctaATCAACTTGATtatggtcacacatctaataattgttagaagtggaatttgaacatGTTTTCATTCCAAGCCCAATACCATCCACTATCTACCATATGCTGCCTTTTAGTATGGTTTTACAATGTAGTTGAGAAGACAGTATGGAAacagatattttgaaaaaaaaaacataacattaATTGTGTTTTGTGGCAGGTAGATAATTTGGACAATAAATATTAGGAAAGGCCCTGATTATTAAGGGCTGAACCTATTAGGAAAAACTTGGTAATTAGCAACTTTTATGTtttctataattataaaataagtgCCTTGAGTATGTTCTCATTGGCAGCTTGCCTTCACATCTAGGAACTACTGGCATTTGTAGGATTGTATAAAAAATTGTCATTACCTCAGTCATTCATAAATAagtgacaaaatatttttttaaacccttaccttctgtcttagaatcaatactgtgtattggttccaaagtagaagagtggtaaggggtaggcaatgggggtcaaggcacttgcccagggtcacacagctaagttcagatttgaacctaggacctcccatctctagacctggctctcaatccactgaaccacccagctgccccagacaaaatgtttttaagaaagaaattttgttccctttcaatccttcaaaaatgttttatttttttcgtccttatatgtaaaaacaaattttgacaTTCATTTATAGCATTTTGAGTTCCTCAATCCTCtgagaaataagcatttaaatggGCAACTGTTTTTGAGTGTACATGATGTCTTCAGTTAGAGCTGATCCATTTTACAGTGCTGTCACTTGTGGTTAACAAAAAATTATATCCCTAAAGTCTTTgtgtatttttaattgttttaagttTTAGGAACTTAAAACTCCTGAGACATTTGAGATACTCTGTACTTAATAGAATGATTATATTCTAACGTAGCAGTGATTAACCATATAAACTTAAGGAACAATCATAAGTAAATCATTTTGACTTCTTGGGAGTCTAGCATTCTAATGAAAACTATTTAGTAAAGTAACCCTGTATTAAAATAACAATTTCCTCTGGCAGATATCACTCATCCCATCCCTGACTTGACTGGATATATTACTGAAGGACAAATCTATGTGGACAGGCAGCTGCATAATAGACAGGTATGTAGAACACAATGTAGTATTCTGGAAAGGGCTTTCTATAATGACAGTAACTTTGTTGAGTGATTCTTTGCCTTTGTCTTTGAGGGGGGAATTGCATTAGTATCTTATGGTGCTTTTTTTGTGTGGAAATTTTTGATGAGTCTTTTCTGACATATTACAGTTTagattctctcctcccctccccaagatggtaaatagtcatgaaggaaattaaatgaagaatgcatgctttgatctacaatTCTGGCAGTTGTTTTTTGACTTTGAAAagcactttttttaaaaccatgagtcccttgggattatcttggaaccATGTTTTGCCAATAATTATtgtgtctttcacagttgatcatcatacaatatttctggttactgtatatagtgttctggttctgcaagtctttccagatttttattaactcatcctattcatttcttatggtacaataattttccattacagttacataccacagcttgtttagccattccccagttgatggacactccctcagtttccaattttcaccactacaaaaagaactactaaaagtttttttgtacaagtaggtccttttcccttatctgtGATCTGTTCGGAAtatagacccaatagtggtatttttggatcaaagggtgtgcatAATTTTATGGCTCTGCTTTGTTTATAGTATGACTGCAGGTATTTATACTTGTATATGAATATTTGTTGTAGACTAGAAAGAGCACTAATTTTGGAATCTGACCATAATTCCAGTTCTGATGATGGCATTAATACCATGGGAAAAACACTTGATACTTCTGCTTTGTAAGCATCTGTGTCTTCATTATAAAAGATGCTTACACATCAGGTTGTTCTAAAACCAGTGGTGTTATTATTCATTGCTTTGGAAAATGCATGGGTTCATTGATGTGGATACTTTAAGTGTTTTGAGTTCTGAATCCAAAAATGTTATCCCTTGATAATCAGTTGACACACTGTCTACATTCATGCCCATGTTTAAAACCTTTACATCTTGTACACTTTTAGTGCCAGAAGCCAGGTTCACTACCATAATGAGGCATCAGAATCAGACTTAATTGAGTCATGGTGTATAGAATGATCACATTCTGAAATATTAGATAATATAGAATGGTTAAAATTGGTTCCTATTGGTTTGCTAAGTATTCTATCATAATAATTTCAAGAGAATACTTTATCATGCCTTAAGGATGAAATCTTTGGAGCTTAACCACTATTTCAGACACTTAAACGCAAACTTGCCCATCTCATTTGCTGGTGGAACTGAAAACTGATCGGGATTGTCTTCCTAATAGGTGACTTCTCTAAAATAAAACCTGGCTGGAGCTGTTGTTACCTTTTCCTATTTATTGAAGGGTGTGTGAATCAGTTTTGAATCAGTTAACTCATTTCTTTATGGAACCTTGAAATGATAAGTACTGGTTAAAGGAATTGAGAATGTTTCATCTAGAATTAGACTAGAATTAGAATTGACCTTATGTGGTAGAATTAGGAGAAGTAGGTAGAAGATGAAAAAAGTCTAATTTGGGCATGATTTATAGGAAATATTCCTGATGTTAGAGCTATCCGAAAAAGGAATGAGTTTTTGGGCAAGACAGTGACTTCTGCCTCTCAATAGGCCTTGGCTAGATACTTTTTAAGTATATTATTCAATGTATTCTTTTCTTGGATGAGATAACCTCTAACATACTTTTCAGCTCCTAAGTTCTATGATTATTGTATTGAACTGcatatacaaaaacattttaaactaaagaaatctatttttcttgCCTTAAATTTGAGAGATTTTAGTTACAATTGTCAAAAACACTTAAACTTTAAGATGTTCTTTGCAACTTTTTCTTATAAGAAAGTAATATTAAGTAGAAGATGTCATCTGAGCAAATAAATACCCCTCCATATTTAACTATACTGGTAATGAGCCAGCATGTGTAAAAAGATGAGTTGATCATctgaagaactaagttcaaattctcCAACTTCGCTGCTTACCAGCTTTATGATTTTGGAAAAGCTAATTAACCTATTTGGGCCTTGACtgccttatctttaaaatgagagagggTGGATTAGGTAATTTCTGAATTTCTCTTCTCACTCTTAATCCTgggatttttaacttttaaaatatactatCAATTTTGTTTGTTAGTCATAAATATTTCAATCTTCTTAAAAGTATCTATTTTTTTccacctctccctttctcctctaaaTCAACTCAAGATTTACCCACCTATTAATGTATTGCCCTCCTTGTCCCGGTTGATGAAGTCTGCTATTGGGGAAGGCATGACTAGAAGAGATCATGGAGATGTATCTAACCAGCTGGTATGTTTGTCCTTactgtttttgtgtttttaaaaaaattatcctccctttctcctttgttctttcatttcCCCCAAATTCCATTAATAACAGATCttgaaatgagaatttttaaccctaaaattatctttacacttaGATAAATGGAACTCAATTTAGATCTGTTTATAAAAGTTCTGGAAATAATACATTAAACAGAGAATGATGACCCTTTTCTAAAAAAGATAATTACTACCCcttttaaagatttaaatattatattcattCAAGTTCTTGTTTTTTATGGCAGTAATTTCTAAACCTTAAACCAAGCAGCAAAGCTCTTCTAAATTTTATTGGTAGTTAAACTAAAAAGTATACAGTAAAATATTCCTTAGTACATTAAGgaataaatattagaaaaaatgaagaatatagtTTTATGTGCTGTATATAGTGTTTTGTTTATACACCTACATTAGGAATTGTTTCCTTTATCTGAACTTATCTGAGTACAATTAGCCCATAAAGTTTTAAAATCATAAGATAACTGATACAGTGCCTATTAGTGAGGTGTTGGAGAATTCTTGTGAATTGCTccataatgaatattttttgaaCCTAGGTTTGGAGGATGGGttctatatatttgtaaattCTCTTGAAACAAACCTTTCTTgagatttaaatgatttaaacatCCTGCAACTCTAATGACAACAGAAGGATTTCCTTATTTACAGAGTTCTACAAATTGCTTAGATTGATCTCAGTATGTACTAGGAAATCCCCTTTTAAGTGAGACTGCTATATGAATAAGCATTTTTGGATACTTTGGTATATAAACCCCTTTGAATAATTCTAGTAAGATTCATATTGATTTCCACCACATTACCTAATATTAGATTCAGGGTCCAGAGTTGTCTCTTTGAATGAAGATTCTGTTAAGTTTCCCCAGGCTAACTACTTAATAAAGGAAAAAGTTCTCACTCTAACCTattacttgtgtgtgtgtgtgtatgtgctctACCTAGTATGCATGTTATGCTATTGGTAAGGATGTTCAAGCCATGAAAGCAGTTGTTGGAGAAGAAGCCCTCACCTCAGATGATCTCCTTTATCTGGAATTTTTGCAGAAGTTTGAAAAGAACTTTATTTCTCAGGGTAAGACAACAAATGTTCTGCTTACAAACTTGGTAATGAACTTTATTAATGATTCTGAAGACTTGGCTGAATTGAGGCTGTATGCTGACTTAACcgcatttccccccttttcaccCTTTTCTCCAATCGcatatatattttcttgtttAAAGATGTGTGCTAGGTTCTGGCTCCTCAAAATCTGTGTTACATGAAccctatttcttttcccttttttttccataTAGTGTTCTCTCCCATTTTGAAGGAAAGCAGATAGGTGACAAAGTGGATAGTATGTatggccaggcctggagtcaggaagacttgagtttaaatccggcctcagatactttctgactatgtgaccctgggcaaattaacTTAGCCCTGtgtgtcttagtttcttcatctataaaatgagttggagaaggaaatggtaaaccattccagtgtcttggtcagaaaaatttcaaataaagtcaagaagagtcagattaATGAAACAAATGAATGACAACAATAACTCATTTTGAAGAGTAccatttgaaactaggacctcctgtctgtaggcctggctctcaatccactgagctttgTCAGTCTCCTTTTAGCTGATaacctatttgttttattttcactgTCAGTTTATTAAATGGGTGACCTGTATTTCATAACCATCTCTTCTCTTATGAACACCCCATCCTATCATGATTTCCATGTTCACTGCTCTGCTTGAAgacaccttttctctctctcccttcttgtaTTCTGCTGGACCCTCCACTCACACTGCACTACCTTGCAGTGTTACTCAGCTTCttagtttttttaatattaaatttttttcaattatatgtagaatcaatttttgataattgttttttgacatacTGCAGTTCAGAATCTCCCAGGAGATAGTCAGATATCAATTATACCAATGTTTTCATGTAATTCATATTCCATATTCCCTATGTCATGACTAAAGACGCATCtgatatacaataaaaaattaaagaatgaaagGATGGCATGGTTTGATCTACAATCAAATTGTGGCAATTCCTTCATTGGCTTTagatagtgttttgttttgtaacataactcccttggggttatcttggaaccatGTTGATCATCATATGGTAttttactgtatacagtgttcttttggttctgcaagtctttccaggtttttctgaactcatcctgtatatcattttttttttaaacccataccttctgtcttggaatcaatactgtatattggttccaaggcagaagagcagtaagggctaggcaatgggggttaagtgacttgcccaaggtcacacagctgggaagtacctgaggccagatttgaaactaggacctcctgtctgtaggcctagctctcaatccactgagctacccagctgccccctgtatatCATTTCTAATAgaagaatagttttccattacaatgatataccatagcttgttcagccattctccaattgatgttcaccctctcagtttctaattctttgccaacacaaaaaaaaCTCCTAAagcaggtccttttccctttctttgagatacagacccagtaggagtattgctagatcaaaaagTCGATGCATAATTTTGTGGCCTTTTatgcatggttccatattgc encodes:
- the ATP6V1B2 gene encoding V-type proton ATPase subunit B, brain isoform, giving the protein MALKGMLNGSAGKKSTASMMPLAGSREQALAVSRNFLSQPRLTYKTVSGVNGPLVILDQVKFPKYAEIVHLTLPDGTNRSGQVLEVSGNKAVVQVFEGTSGIDAKKTACEFTGDILRTPVSEDMLGRVFNGSGKPIDRGPPVLAEDFLDIMGQPINPECRIYPEEMIQTGISAIDGMNSIARGQKIPIFSAAGLPHNEIAAQICRQAGLVKKSKDVMDYSEENFAIVFAAMGVNMETARFFKSDFEENGSMDNVCLFLNLANDPTIERIITPRLALTTAEFLAYQCEKHILVILTDMSSYAEALREVSAAREEVPGRRGFPGYMYTDLATIYERAGRVEGRNGSITQIPILTMPNDDITHPIPDLTGYITEGQIYVDRQLHNRQIYPPINVLPSLSRLMKSAIGEGMTRRDHGDVSNQLYACYAIGKDVQAMKAVVGEEALTSDDLLYLEFLQKFEKNFISQGAYENRTIFETLDIGWQLLRIFPKEMLKRIPQSTLKEFYPRDPLKH